The Nitrospirota bacterium genome includes a region encoding these proteins:
- the ccoS gene encoding cbb3-type cytochrome oxidase assembly protein CcoS, whose protein sequence is MLWTITALIILMFFIGLAAWFLFLWAAQTGQFDDIERPKHRMMDDDS, encoded by the coding sequence ATGCTCTGGACCATCACCGCGCTCATCATTCTCATGTTCTTCATCGGCCTCGCAGCCTGGTTCCTCTTTCTCTGGGCAGCACAGACCGGCCAGTTCGACGATATTGAACGGCCGAAGCACAGGATGATGGATGATGACAGCTGA
- a CDS encoding heavy metal translocating P-type ATPase metal-binding domain-containing protein, with protein sequence MLSSHSTLLICDHCLLPVSEKDALYEAVPSGHKIFCCHACRAIYLLIIEEGLQDFYKKRDWKSFGIPDVLRETLEQESSFPVKELASLIPYIRGDGAIKEADLVIAGIRCSSCIWLNEKILERTRGIISARVNFATHRALIKWDSSQTTLGRIISRITSIGYRARPYTPAAQEAFIQKQNRDLLIRLGTALFFSMQLMIVSFGLYAGFFQGIEPAAKRVLDLAAFLMCTPVLFYSGWPFLHGAFRGIRNRTLNMDLLISLGSLSAYFLSIHQLFSSGEVYFDTAAMIITFVLLGRFLENSAKHKASQAVSRLLSLQPQEARMIRGDDRILVSIIEVRTGDRIEVRPGEKIPLDGIVLSGTSEVDESLVTGESRPNEKSAGREVIGGSMNGSGTLVLEVTRVGKDSTLSQITSLVENAQASTAPIQRLADRIAVYFIPFVILMGLATFIFWSQQSSGAIPILHAVAVLVIACPCALGLATPVAVLAGTGRAARSGILIKGGDILERLQKVDTVVLDKTGTITTGKMKVVEVWSEQNNALNAPHPGPLPAGARVRAESPLPTGERIEVRGDAYEEVLQFAASAEQGSEHLVGQAIVSHAKEQGIDLLNYESFQALPGRGIVAKINGASIRVGKHVFLEQEGVQIDSETAVAAERLEHGGKTVVWVARDKAVLGIIALMDTPKKDAKGSIERLISMQIDILMITGDNQTTADAVAEKTGIHTVRAGVLPAGKSEEISRLRAAGKVVAMVGDGINDAPALAAADVGMAMAAGSDIAMESADVVLMRSDLSSVVRAVEVSRKTFTIIRQNLFWAFFYNVAAIPLAMAGVLSPIVAAAAMAMSSVTVVMNSLRLRG encoded by the coding sequence GTGTTGTCTTCACACAGTACCTTGTTGATCTGCGATCATTGCCTCCTGCCGGTTTCCGAAAAGGACGCCCTGTATGAAGCGGTTCCCTCGGGACATAAGATCTTCTGCTGCCATGCCTGCCGGGCAATTTATCTCCTCATAATAGAGGAGGGGCTCCAGGACTTCTATAAAAAGCGCGACTGGAAGTCTTTCGGCATCCCTGATGTCCTGCGGGAAACATTGGAACAGGAATCCTCCTTCCCGGTCAAGGAACTCGCATCGCTCATTCCTTATATCCGGGGCGATGGCGCGATCAAAGAAGCGGACCTGGTGATCGCGGGAATACGCTGCTCGTCCTGCATCTGGCTGAATGAGAAGATCCTCGAGCGGACCAGGGGTATTATTTCGGCACGCGTCAATTTCGCCACGCACCGGGCGCTCATCAAATGGGACAGTTCTCAGACCACGCTTGGCAGGATCATTTCACGGATCACGTCCATCGGATACCGCGCGCGTCCCTACACGCCCGCGGCGCAGGAAGCCTTCATTCAAAAACAGAACCGCGACCTGCTGATCCGGTTAGGCACTGCCTTGTTCTTCTCCATGCAGCTCATGATCGTGAGCTTCGGCCTCTACGCCGGCTTTTTCCAGGGTATCGAGCCTGCGGCCAAAAGAGTGCTTGATCTCGCGGCCTTTCTCATGTGCACGCCGGTCCTGTTCTACTCGGGATGGCCGTTTCTTCATGGCGCGTTCCGCGGGATAAGGAACCGGACCTTGAACATGGACCTCCTGATATCTCTTGGTTCGCTGTCCGCCTATTTTCTGAGCATACACCAGCTGTTCTCAAGCGGTGAGGTCTATTTCGATACTGCTGCCATGATCATCACCTTCGTTCTGCTCGGCAGGTTCCTCGAAAATTCGGCAAAGCACAAGGCATCGCAGGCAGTTTCACGGCTCCTGTCGCTTCAGCCTCAGGAAGCGAGGATGATTAGAGGAGATGATCGCATTCTCGTATCGATCATTGAGGTGCGAACGGGTGACAGGATCGAAGTGCGGCCGGGAGAAAAAATACCCCTGGATGGTATTGTGCTCAGCGGCACCTCAGAGGTGGACGAGTCTCTGGTGACCGGCGAGTCACGGCCGAATGAAAAATCAGCCGGCAGGGAGGTCATCGGCGGTTCGATGAACGGGTCCGGGACGCTGGTTCTCGAAGTTACCCGCGTGGGCAAGGATTCAACCCTTTCACAGATCACCAGTCTTGTTGAGAATGCCCAGGCATCCACGGCGCCGATCCAGAGACTGGCGGACAGGATAGCGGTTTATTTCATCCCCTTCGTCATTCTTATGGGACTGGCAACGTTCATTTTTTGGTCGCAGCAATCAAGCGGCGCCATACCGATACTTCATGCCGTCGCTGTGCTGGTTATCGCATGTCCTTGCGCGCTCGGACTTGCCACGCCGGTCGCTGTCCTTGCCGGTACGGGGAGGGCGGCACGCAGCGGCATCCTGATAAAAGGAGGGGACATCCTTGAGCGATTGCAGAAGGTGGATACCGTTGTCCTGGACAAGACCGGCACGATCACGACGGGGAAGATGAAGGTTGTGGAAGTGTGGAGTGAGCAGAATAATGCACTGAACGCCCCTCACCCCGGCCCTCTCCCCGCAGGGGCGAGGGTGAGAGCAGAAAGTCCTCTCCCTACAGGGGAGAGGATTGAGGTGAGGGGGGACGCTTACGAAGAGGTATTGCAATTCGCCGCATCAGCAGAACAGGGGTCCGAGCATCTTGTGGGACAGGCGATCGTGAGTCATGCAAAAGAGCAGGGGATAGATTTGTTAAACTACGAGTCTTTTCAAGCTTTGCCGGGACGGGGTATTGTTGCGAAAATCAATGGCGCATCAATACGTGTTGGGAAACATGTTTTTCTTGAACAAGAGGGTGTTCAGATAGATTCGGAGACAGCGGTAGCGGCTGAACGGCTCGAACATGGCGGGAAAACGGTTGTATGGGTTGCGCGGGACAAGGCTGTTCTCGGCATCATCGCCTTGATGGATACTCCAAAAAAAGATGCGAAAGGTTCCATTGAGCGATTGATAAGCATGCAGATTGACATTCTCATGATAACCGGGGATAATCAGACCACGGCGGATGCCGTTGCGGAAAAGACCGGGATCCATACCGTACGCGCGGGCGTTCTTCCCGCTGGAAAGTCTGAAGAGATATCAAGACTACGGGCGGCAGGCAAGGTCGTGGCCATGGTAGGCGATGGTATCAATGATGCGCCTGCGCTCGCGGCCGCGGATGTGGGCATGGCAATGGCAGCGGGTTCGGACATTGCCATGGAATCCGCTGATGTGGTCCTGATGCGATCGGACCTTTCGAGCGTTGTTCGGGCTGTTGAGGTCTCAAGGAAAACATTCACGATCATCAGACAGAACCTGTTCTGGGCATTTTTTTATAATGTCGCCGCGATCCCGCTCGCCATGGCGGGCGTGCTCAGTCCTATTGTGGCAGCGGCAGCCATGGCAATGAGTTCCGTGACCGTGGTGATGAATTCCTTGAGGCTGAGAGGATAG